Proteins encoded within one genomic window of Nordella sp. HKS 07:
- a CDS encoding tyrosine phosphatase family protein, which yields MEIIVSPLAAVQLLVNRHKVSHVVSLLGPETPHRSFSGIADDHHLKLTFHDITAPAEGLTAPASDHVEQLIAFLTTRQGQGDAPMLIHCWAGISRSTASAFTAMCLYNPDADEYQLAQQLRSLSHVATPNRRIVAFADDMLGRQGRMVDAIDAIGRGEDAYEGVIFQWKV from the coding sequence ATGGAAATCATCGTCAGTCCGCTTGCCGCCGTCCAACTCCTGGTCAACCGCCATAAGGTCAGCCATGTCGTGAGCCTTCTCGGACCCGAGACGCCGCATCGCAGCTTCTCGGGCATTGCCGATGATCATCACCTGAAGCTCACCTTCCACGACATCACGGCGCCGGCCGAGGGCCTCACCGCGCCCGCTTCCGACCATGTCGAGCAGCTCATTGCCTTCCTCACGACACGTCAGGGTCAGGGCGATGCGCCGATGCTCATTCATTGCTGGGCCGGGATCAGTCGCTCGACGGCCTCGGCCTTCACCGCCATGTGCCTCTATAATCCCGACGCCGATGAATATCAGCTCGCTCAGCAGTTGCGCTCCCTCTCGCATGTGGCGACGCCCAACCGGCGCATCGTCGCCTTCGCCGACGACATGCTGGGCCGCCAGGGCCGCATGGTCGACGCGATCGACGCGATCGGACGC
- a CDS encoding HD family hydrolase — protein sequence MPPRKTDEPRAWQRMLSGRRLDLLNPSPLDIEIEDIAHGLARVARWNGQTKGAHAFSVAQHSLLVEALLVHMHDNLDHHARLAALLHDAPEYVIGDMISPFKAALGVDYKAFEHKLLAAIHLRFGLPAAVSETLAGKIKKADQIAAYLEATQLAGFSLEEAGKFFGRPKGLDGARGFHALRPLAPNDAEAAYVRKFKQLL from the coding sequence ATGCCGCCGCGCAAGACGGATGAGCCGCGCGCCTGGCAGCGCATGCTGTCGGGCCGCAGGCTCGATCTACTCAACCCCTCGCCGCTCGATATCGAGATCGAGGATATCGCCCATGGCCTGGCGCGCGTGGCACGCTGGAACGGCCAGACCAAAGGCGCTCATGCTTTTTCGGTGGCCCAGCACAGCCTGCTGGTCGAGGCGCTGCTGGTGCATATGCATGACAACCTCGACCATCACGCGCGGCTCGCCGCTCTCCTGCATGACGCTCCCGAATATGTGATCGGCGACATGATCTCGCCCTTCAAGGCAGCGCTCGGCGTCGATTACAAAGCCTTTGAGCATAAGCTCCTGGCCGCCATACATCTGCGCTTCGGCCTGCCGGCCGCGGTCTCGGAGACACTCGCGGGCAAGATCAAAAAGGCCGACCAGATCGCCGCTTATCTCGAAGCGACGCAGCTTGCCGGCTTCAGCCTGGAGGAGGCTGGGAAATTCTTCGGCAGACCGAAAGGCCTCGATGGCGCGCGCGGCTTCCATGCGCTGCGCCCCCTTGCGCCCAATGACGCGGAAGCCGCCTATGTGCGCAAATTCAAGCAGCTGCTATAA
- a CDS encoding DNA-3-methyladenine glycosylase I, giving the protein MSKATESVIKHADGIHRCFWCGTDPVYVAYHDEDWGVPEYDSRALFEKLLLDGFQAGLSWITILRKRDAFREAFDGFDPEIMARYNARKLASLMKNEGIVRNKLKIEASVTNAQAYLALSEKQDFSFYLWSFVGDKPLQNRFRSRRDVPAATPLAETISKDLKKRGFRFCGPTIVYAFMQACGLVNDHMVNCHRHDAFLDSKRPK; this is encoded by the coding sequence ATGAGCAAGGCCACTGAATCCGTGATCAAGCATGCGGACGGCATCCACCGCTGCTTCTGGTGCGGCACGGATCCCGTCTATGTCGCCTATCACGACGAGGATTGGGGCGTGCCCGAATATGACTCCCGCGCTTTGTTCGAGAAGCTGCTGCTCGACGGCTTCCAGGCGGGGCTTTCCTGGATCACCATCCTGCGCAAGCGCGACGCGTTCCGCGAGGCTTTCGACGGCTTCGATCCCGAGATCATGGCGCGCTACAATGCTCGCAAGCTCGCCAGTCTGATGAAGAATGAAGGCATCGTGCGCAACAAACTCAAGATCGAGGCCAGCGTCACCAATGCGCAGGCCTATCTGGCGCTGTCGGAGAAGCAGGACTTCTCATTCTACCTGTGGAGCTTCGTCGGCGACAAACCGCTGCAGAACCGCTTCCGCAGCCGCAGGGACGTGCCGGCCGCGACGCCTTTGGCGGAGACGATCTCGAAGGACCTCAAGAAGCGTGGCTTCCGCTTCTGTGGACCGACCATCGTCTACGCTTTCATGCAGGCCTGCGGGCTCGTTAACGATCACATGGTGAATTGCCATCGCCATGACGCCTTTCTCGACAGCAAACGGCCGAAATAA
- a CDS encoding folate-binding protein YgfZ, translating to MQRLPFATQKLTSRAVVTISGDDARDFLQNLVTADIASLKPGEAAYAALLQPQGKILFDFFVLAEDGRYVIDCSAARKADLVKRLAFYKLRAKVTIAESDEEVGVAPAKPANGTSFTDPRVAQLGARLIAPKGSLPEADDETYRSGRIRLGLADSDEDIGSGELFPHEANLDQFGGVSFKKGCFIGQEVVSRMEHRGTARNRIVPIHVPKGVPAKGTEIKAGDKLVGTALSSAGSDGLALIRLDRLKDAVESEIGLLTKTGPVHVRKPAWARFDVALPKDDE from the coding sequence ATGCAACGCCTGCCGTTTGCCACCCAGAAACTTACCTCCCGTGCAGTCGTCACGATCAGCGGCGATGACGCCCGTGATTTCCTGCAGAATCTGGTCACCGCCGATATCGCGAGCCTCAAGCCGGGGGAAGCCGCCTATGCAGCCCTGCTGCAGCCACAAGGCAAGATCCTGTTCGATTTCTTCGTCCTGGCCGAGGACGGTCGCTATGTGATCGACTGCTCCGCCGCCCGGAAGGCGGATCTCGTGAAACGGCTCGCTTTCTACAAGCTGCGCGCCAAAGTCACGATTGCCGAAAGCGACGAAGAAGTGGGCGTGGCTCCGGCCAAGCCCGCCAATGGCACCTCTTTCACCGATCCACGCGTGGCGCAGCTCGGCGCCCGCCTGATTGCGCCCAAGGGCTCGCTGCCCGAGGCCGACGACGAAACCTATCGCAGTGGCCGCATCCGCCTCGGCCTCGCCGACAGCGATGAGGACATCGGCTCAGGCGAATTGTTCCCGCATGAAGCCAATCTCGATCAGTTCGGCGGGGTGAGCTTCAAGAAGGGCTGCTTCATCGGCCAGGAGGTTGTATCGCGCATGGAGCACAGGGGTACCGCGCGCAACCGCATCGTGCCGATCCATGTGCCCAAGGGCGTTCCAGCCAAAGGCACCGAGATCAAGGCCGGCGACAAGCTCGTGGGCACGGCGCTCTCTTCGGCGGGCAGTGACGGGCTGGCGCTGATCCGGCTCGACCGGCTGAAGGACGCGGTCGAGTCCGAAATCGGGCTGCTGACAAAGACCGGTCCCGTCCATGTTAGGAAACCCGCCTGGGCGCGATTCGACGTCGCCCTTCCGAAAGATGACGAATGA
- a CDS encoding dihydroorotase translates to MTATYDLVLKGGTVVNQDGAGVRDVAVRGGRIAAVGSLSGVGAGETVDCTGLHILPGVIDSQVHFREPGAEHKEDLETGSRAAVAGGVTGVFEMPNTKPLTTSAEALADKVARATNRMFCDFAFYMGGTRENARLLPELERLPGCAGTKVFMGSSTGDLLVDDDQGIDLILSQIRRRAAFHSEDEFRLKGRKNEQRAGDASSHPVWRDAEAARLCTERLLRLARKHGKRIHVLHVSTAEEMPLLAAHKDIATVEVTPHHLTLAAPEAYERLGTRAQMNPPVRDASHRAAIWQALLAGVVDVLGSDHAPHTLAEKAKSYPESPSGMTGVQTLVPIMLDHVNKGRLTLERFVDLTSHGPGRIFGLAGKGRIAEGYDADFTIVDLKRRQTISNSWMESRAGWTPYDGVEVKGWPVGTIIRGRRVMWEGDILGAAQGQPIAFMETLPSL, encoded by the coding sequence ATGACCGCCACCTATGATCTTGTTTTGAAAGGCGGAACCGTCGTCAATCAGGATGGCGCCGGGGTCCGCGACGTGGCCGTCAGAGGCGGGCGCATCGCGGCCGTGGGCAGCCTTTCCGGAGTGGGAGCCGGGGAAACTGTCGACTGCACCGGGCTCCATATCCTGCCCGGTGTCATCGACAGCCAGGTGCATTTCCGCGAGCCGGGGGCGGAACACAAGGAAGATCTCGAGACCGGCAGCCGGGCGGCCGTGGCGGGCGGCGTCACCGGTGTCTTCGAGATGCCCAATACCAAGCCTTTGACGACCTCGGCCGAGGCCCTGGCCGACAAGGTGGCGCGCGCCACCAACCGCATGTTCTGCGATTTCGCCTTCTACATGGGCGGTACCCGCGAGAATGCCCGCTTGCTGCCCGAGCTCGAGCGTCTGCCGGGCTGTGCCGGCACCAAGGTCTTCATGGGCTCTTCCACGGGCGATCTGCTGGTCGACGATGATCAGGGCATCGATCTGATCCTCTCGCAGATCCGGCGCCGCGCCGCTTTCCACAGCGAGGACGAGTTCCGTCTGAAAGGGCGCAAAAACGAGCAGCGCGCCGGCGATGCGTCAAGCCACCCGGTCTGGCGCGATGCGGAAGCGGCCCGCCTGTGCACCGAGCGCCTGCTCAGGCTGGCCCGCAAGCACGGCAAGCGCATTCATGTGTTGCATGTCTCGACCGCCGAGGAAATGCCGCTGCTGGCCGCCCATAAGGACATCGCGACCGTCGAGGTGACGCCGCACCATCTCACTCTGGCGGCGCCCGAAGCCTATGAGCGTCTCGGCACCCGGGCGCAGATGAATCCGCCGGTGCGCGACGCGAGCCATCGCGCCGCGATCTGGCAGGCGCTGCTGGCGGGCGTCGTCGACGTGCTGGGATCCGACCACGCGCCCCATACGCTGGCCGAGAAGGCGAAGTCATATCCCGAGTCCCCCTCGGGTATGACGGGCGTCCAGACCCTGGTTCCGATCATGCTCGATCATGTGAACAAGGGGCGGCTCACCCTTGAGCGTTTCGTCGACCTGACGAGCCATGGACCCGGCCGTATTTTTGGCCTGGCGGGCAAGGGACGCATCGCCGAAGGCTATGACGCCGATTTCACCATCGTCGATCTCAAGCGCCGCCAGACCATAAGCAATAGCTGGATGGAAAGCCGGGCCGGCTGGACACCCTATGACGGCGTCGAGGTCAAGGGCTGGCCCGTGGGCACCATCATCCGTGGACGGCGCGTGATGTGGGAAGGTGACATCCTGGGGGCCGCCCAAGGTCAACCCATCGCTTTCATGGAGACCCTCCCGTCGCTATAA
- a CDS encoding MDR family oxidoreductase, with amino-acid sequence MDRQFRAILIGKTEKGQKLDFVTLSETDLMPGDVTVAVEHSTVNYKDGLAVTGRAPIIRHYPLIPGIDFAGSVVESSHRLIKAGDRVILNGWGVGEGHHGGYAGLARVKGDWLVAVPDTMTTAQTMAIGTAGYTAMLCIIALERQGVRPEDGEILVTGAAGGVGSIAIAVLSKLGFKVAASTGRPEEEPFLKSLGATTIIDRNEFSGPVKALGKMRFAGAVDAVGSTTLANVLSQILPEGTVAACGLAQGMDLPASVAPFILRGVKLIGINSVTASLTRRVEAWSRLAHDLDLAKLKELTSHARLDDVPALAGEIIAGKIRGRVVIDL; translated from the coding sequence ATGGACAGACAATTCCGTGCCATCCTGATCGGCAAGACCGAGAAGGGCCAGAAGCTCGATTTCGTGACATTGAGCGAGACCGACCTGATGCCGGGCGATGTGACGGTCGCCGTCGAGCATTCCACCGTCAATTACAAGGACGGCCTGGCGGTCACCGGTCGGGCCCCGATCATCCGGCACTATCCCCTGATTCCGGGCATCGACTTCGCCGGCAGTGTGGTGGAATCGAGCCACCGCCTGATCAAGGCCGGCGACCGGGTCATTCTCAACGGCTGGGGTGTCGGCGAAGGCCATCACGGCGGCTATGCCGGCTTGGCCCGTGTCAAGGGCGACTGGCTGGTGGCTGTGCCTGACACCATGACGACGGCCCAGACCATGGCCATCGGCACGGCCGGCTACACGGCCATGCTGTGCATCATCGCGCTGGAGCGCCAGGGGGTAAGGCCCGAGGATGGCGAGATCCTGGTCACCGGGGCCGCGGGCGGTGTGGGCTCGATCGCCATCGCCGTGCTGTCGAAGCTCGGCTTCAAGGTGGCGGCCTCGACCGGCCGGCCGGAAGAAGAGCCCTTCCTCAAGAGCCTCGGCGCCACGACCATCATCGACCGCAATGAATTCTCAGGTCCCGTGAAGGCGCTCGGCAAGATGCGCTTCGCCGGCGCCGTCGACGCTGTCGGCTCGACCACCCTCGCCAATGTTCTGTCCCAGATCCTGCCTGAGGGCACGGTGGCCGCTTGCGGCCTGGCACAGGGCATGGATCTGCCCGCTTCGGTGGCGCCCTTCATCCTGCGCGGCGTCAAGCTCATCGGCATCAATTCGGTGACCGCCTCGCTGACCCGCCGGGTCGAAGCCTGGTCGCGTCTCGCTCATGATCTGGATTTGGCCAAGCTCAAGGAACTGACGAGCCATGCCAGGCTTGACGATGTGCCTGCGCTGGCCGGCGAAATCATCGCCGGCAAGATCCGCGGCCGCGTGGTGATCGACCTCTAA